AGCAGTGCCGGTCGAGGCCGTGCTTGAGCATGTCGGCATACAACTGCTGGAGCACTTGCGCGGTCTTGCTCAGCTCACCGGCAGCGACGGCGATCGGCGCGGCCTGCAGGTGCAGGTCGCGGGCATGGCTGGCGAACCAGGCCTCGATCTGTACGGGCAGATGCGGATTGCACTGCAACAATTGCTGGTCGGCGAAGATCAGCACCGTCACCCGGCCGTGCTGCCCGGCGGTGAGCTGCTGGTGCAGGCAGGGGTTGCCCAGGTCGAACAGATGATCGGTAAAGCGCACCGGGTAGTCGTAGCTGACCTCGAAGCGGCCGTGCAGGACCTCTGGCGTGGCGGGTTTGCGCAGCTTCCTGAACAGGCTGTAGCCGGCGATGAACAGCCCCGGCAGGACCATGCTGGCGAGGAGCGTGACCAGCAGCGCGTTCTCCTCGACGAGGAAGCTGCCGATGGCGCAGTAGGCCAGGGCCAGGCCCATATTGGCCAGGGTCGTGACCAGGACGAAGGCGCGCAGTGGATAGCGCTGCATGCCGGCGGCGACCACCGAGGTCTCCGCCAGTACTGGCACACCGCGCAGGCAGATCAACGACAGGGTACCGAGCTTTTGCACCAGTTGCCCGGGTTTGCGCTGGTGCAGGCCGAGGCGGCCGGACAGCACGCGGAAGTAGCCGGCGCCCAGGGCATAACCCAGCCAGGCGCCGAGGCACAGGCCCACGAAGATCACCAGGTAGCCACCGACGCTGCCCAGGACGGCCACGGCGAGCAGCGCTACCACGCTCGACGGCACCGGCAGCACTACGTCCAGTGCCAGCAAGGCGATCAGCAGCAGGGCCAGGTTGGCTTTGCGGGCGGGGCTATCGGGCAGGTACAGCTCAAGGTGGGCGAGGAAGTCCTGGATTTGTTGTTCGAACAACAGAAAGCTGGCGATCACCAGTGCGCTGAAGCAAACAAGTGATACCCAGAAATATTCGGCAGGCGCATTGTTGCGGAGCACACGATGCCACAGGCTGCGCTTCATCAAGCATCCCTCTTGATATTGTTATGACTGATTTCCGTTTCAGTTTTCAGGGCAGCGTGTTAATGCTTGGACGGAATAAAACGCTCCAGACTGCGTGATATTGTTATGATGGCCAACTCGACGGTTTTAAAAAAATTAGACGCTCGGCGGGCTTTTGCAAGACGGGGTTGAACGATTTTTTGCTTCAGCTGTCGGCGGCGCCCGAAGCACTGTCTCCTGCGCATTCCCTTCACCTCTCAAGCGCCGCTTATCGGAAGTTTGCTTGCGTACCGGGGTGAACGCCTCGGATCAGCGGCGTGCAGGTTTGCGGGCCACCGCGTGCATTTCAATTTCTGTAAAAGCATATTTGTTCTTTGATGACCGCCGACTTGATCCCCGGCACTTGCCCCTGGGGTGGATCTGTATGTATAACCAGTATCCGCCCTCAACGTTCGCCCCTCTCATGATCGCCCATTCCGTCGACGACCCCTTTTACTACCTGCACAACTTTCGCCAGGTGTTGAGCTGGGTCGAGCAGCGTTACGCCGACTTGCTCGACAACGATGAGCGTCATTTCATCCAGGCCTTCTCCGGCCTGCCCATGCCGACCCAGGCCCTGCTGGTGCGCATGGTGATGCGCAAGGGCGAGCTGTTTCGCAGCGACAAGCTCGAGTACGCCGAGATCGGTGATAGCGACGCGGCCGTGGTTCCCTTGCTGGCATTGGGCTGGGTGGCCGATGACACACCTCTGACGGTCGAGCAGTTGTGGACACTGCTGCGCAAGGAGGAGGTGGTGCAGTGCTTCGCTGGCCAGCTTGCCCGGCCCCGGGCGGGCAAGGCCGATCTGCTGGCCCAGTTGCAAGCGCTCGCGCTCGAGCCAAGACCGCTGTGCGAGTGGTTCCCGACGTTCCCTGCACGCATTCTGCATTGGCGGCTACAGCCCCTGTGCGATCGGCTGCGCCTGTTGTTCTTTGGCAACCTCTATCAGGACTGGTCGGACTTCGTGCTGGCTGACCTGGGTGTGTTCCGTTATGAGCACGTCAGCTTCAGTGACGACTCGCGGGCCTTGCGCCAGCGTGCGGATGTCGACCTGGCCATGGCCCTGCACCAGTGTTCAGAACGGCTGGAGCAGGGCGAGCCGCCCGCTGGGCTGCTGGCCACCCTGGACGGGCTGGCCAGCGCCAACCCCTGGCTTGCCCGGCGCCGCGCACGGTTGTTGTTCAGCCTGGGCCAGCACAGCGAGCGCCTGGCCGACTGGGACCTGGCCCTGCGCATCTACCAGGCATGCGAACACCCCGAGGCGCGTATTCGCCAGGTGCGGGTGTTC
This genomic stretch from Pseudomonas entomophila harbors:
- a CDS encoding VRR-NUC domain-containing protein, coding for MIAHSVDDPFYYLHNFRQVLSWVEQRYADLLDNDERHFIQAFSGLPMPTQALLVRMVMRKGELFRSDKLEYAEIGDSDAAVVPLLALGWVADDTPLTVEQLWTLLRKEEVVQCFAGQLARPRAGKADLLAQLQALALEPRPLCEWFPTFPARILHWRLQPLCDRLRLLFFGNLYQDWSDFVLADLGVFRYEHVSFSDDSRALRQRADVDLAMALHQCSERLEQGEPPAGLLATLDGLASANPWLARRRARLLFSLGQHSERLADWDLALRIYQACEHPEARIRQVRVFERSEQWPQAHALAMRMAEAPANALERQALERMVPRLARKLGGPPQGRRRTGNVELIELELPAELAMHGVEEAVRLHLEQAGSVAHYVENTLFNSLFGLLCWEAIFAPVPGAFFHPFQAGPQDLHDSDFQARRASLFERCLGRLDDGSYPEAIRDCFTAKQGLQSPFVFWQMLDEGLLEDALACLPAQHLKACFVRLLQDIRNNRAGMPDLIQFWPAQGRYRMVEVKGPGDRLQDNQLRWLDFCQAHGLPVVVCHVRWKAEQA
- a CDS encoding 3-dehydroquinate synthase, translating into MKRSLWHRVLRNNAPAEYFWVSLVCFSALVIASFLLFEQQIQDFLAHLELYLPDSPARKANLALLLIALLALDVVLPVPSSVVALLAVAVLGSVGGYLVIFVGLCLGAWLGYALGAGYFRVLSGRLGLHQRKPGQLVQKLGTLSLICLRGVPVLAETSVVAAGMQRYPLRAFVLVTTLANMGLALAYCAIGSFLVEENALLVTLLASMVLPGLFIAGYSLFRKLRKPATPEVLHGRFEVSYDYPVRFTDHLFDLGNPCLHQQLTAGQHGRVTVLIFADQQLLQCNPHLPVQIEAWFASHARDLHLQAAPIAVAAGELSKTAQVLQQLYADMLKHGLDRHCYVLAMGGGALLDSVGYACATFHRGIRLIRLPSTVLAQNDAGIGVKNGINAFGQKNLLGAFYPATAVINDFQLLTSLSRRDQIAGLAEAVKVALIKDEAFFQWMEAQAAALARFDHPASRHAIFRCAQLHLGHITGAGDPFERGNGRPLDYGHWAAHKLENLSQHRLRHGEAVAVGMALDALYANALGLLSDSDSERVVSLLQQLGFNLCPTELTFKDELGRFQVMLGLEEFRQHLGGRLSIPMLSRIGASIDLHEIDDCLMQQALLRLSSLDAAPFGLSEGCAQ